One stretch of Deltaproteobacteria bacterium DNA includes these proteins:
- a CDS encoding glycerol-3-phosphate acyltransferase — MVEITLPFTTPSTIIFSRWQRGRHEINAGTDKGRYRTMLLAVILVGAYLIGSVNFSILLFSLSGRGDPRSRFSGNAGAINVWRQAGLGWAALILLLDVTRAVALAWAALYCLPKAQVSWIGLALVVGNRYPCYHRFRGGKGVATYLGFTIPISPLGAVVSALVWTLFYRVTHLPFVASFLMIAILAAGTITALGFHPFSTIGVVATSFFLYFNHRKNVMDFLAVRKNPSDASN; from the coding sequence ATGGTCGAGATTACATTGCCTTTCACGACACCGTCGACGATCATCTTTTCACGCTGGCAAAGAGGGCGCCATGAAATCAACGCCGGAACAGACAAGGGGAGATACAGGACGATGTTGCTGGCTGTGATTTTGGTCGGGGCTTATCTGATAGGTTCCGTGAATTTTTCCATACTTCTTTTTTCCCTATCGGGCAGGGGGGATCCCCGATCCCGATTCAGCGGCAATGCCGGTGCGATCAACGTCTGGCGGCAGGCCGGGCTGGGCTGGGCGGCCCTGATCCTCCTGCTGGATGTGACCCGGGCTGTGGCTCTGGCTTGGGCTGCCCTTTATTGTTTACCCAAAGCCCAGGTTTCGTGGATTGGTCTAGCTCTGGTCGTTGGGAACAGATACCCCTGTTATCACCGTTTCCGAGGCGGTAAAGGCGTTGCCACTTATCTTGGTTTTACCATCCCCATTTCTCCCCTTGGGGCCGTCGTGTCGGCTCTGGTCTGGACGCTGTTCTACAGGGTGACCCATCTGCCCTTCGTGGCTTCGTTTTTGATGATCGCCATCCTTGCAGCGGGTACGATCACCGCACTTGGCTTTCATCCGTTTTCTACGATCGGGGTGGTGGCGACAAGCTTCTTCCTTTATTTCAATCACCGAAAAAATGTCATGGATTTTCTGGCTGTTCGAAAAAACCCCTCTGATGCATCAAATTGA